Proteins encoded in a region of the Streptomyces sp. NBC_00310 genome:
- a CDS encoding IucA/IucC family protein, whose amino-acid sequence MASVNTAVTVPSPAPTDTTEAALLTRVLGALLREDVVGLRTRSTLVDHPDGPWLRLLTTDGDDALRLPVTEDGFQHTYAARLPLLVRESDGTSLTTCDTVLAALRALADPVDRDGFDAFAEECRQTLATMRLHEATGKEVADGLTELYGTDLADWTGLRGGLAYETLAARLDHPVYPTARGRSGLVEDQLRCHAPEFHPSFALQWLAVPRESLTVTGSLPDGWPTPSGLGLADLDRTHVALPVHPLTVGAPLDAALREAGLADRAVLADRTYLSVVPTLSMRTVAPAAAPSLHLKLPLATATLGLRNKRSIKPGTLVDGAAGQRLLAAVIDREPRFRGRVLHADETVYAHAGHELLAVLCRRYPTDLDDCVVVPLAALLAEAPDGSLVVDHLADRFHGGDPTALLDAVLTLLFDWQTTLFGYGIALESHQQNVSLVFGPEPGDLRLLLKDNDGPRINSTRLSARLGDGGGGWGFDDTRTFGPDDRAVADVFTTITVHLCAGAYAFGLAGHGRAPLPELLDLVRDRLTEAVDRLGGDAAAVLRERVLNAPELPVKAMVTAGTLLSKERSGATDINKHYTTGPNYLLREGGSE is encoded by the coding sequence GTGGCCTCCGTGAACACCGCCGTGACCGTCCCCTCGCCCGCGCCCACCGACACCACCGAAGCCGCACTCCTCACCCGCGTGCTCGGCGCCCTGCTCCGCGAGGACGTCGTCGGCCTGCGCACCCGCAGCACCCTCGTCGACCACCCGGACGGCCCCTGGCTCCGCCTGCTCACCACCGACGGCGACGACGCCCTGCGTCTGCCCGTCACCGAGGACGGCTTCCAGCACACGTACGCCGCACGACTGCCCCTGCTCGTCCGGGAGTCGGACGGCACATCCCTCACCACCTGCGACACCGTCCTCGCCGCACTACGCGCACTCGCCGACCCCGTCGACCGAGACGGCTTCGACGCCTTCGCCGAGGAGTGCCGCCAGACGCTCGCGACGATGCGGCTGCACGAGGCGACGGGAAAGGAGGTGGCCGACGGGCTCACCGAGCTCTACGGCACCGACCTCGCCGACTGGACCGGCCTGCGCGGCGGCCTCGCGTACGAGACCCTCGCCGCACGCCTCGACCACCCGGTCTACCCGACCGCCCGCGGCCGCTCGGGCCTCGTCGAAGACCAACTGCGTTGCCACGCACCGGAGTTCCACCCGAGCTTCGCACTCCAGTGGCTGGCCGTGCCCCGGGAGTCCCTCACCGTCACCGGGTCCCTCCCGGACGGCTGGCCCACCCCCTCCGGGCTCGGTCTCGCGGACCTCGACCGCACCCATGTCGCCCTGCCCGTCCACCCGTTGACCGTCGGCGCGCCTCTCGACGCGGCCCTGCGCGAGGCCGGGCTCGCGGATCGTGCGGTGCTCGCCGACCGGACGTACCTCTCCGTCGTGCCCACGCTGTCGATGCGTACGGTCGCGCCCGCCGCCGCCCCTTCGCTGCACCTCAAACTACCCCTGGCCACCGCCACGTTGGGTCTGCGCAACAAGCGCTCCATCAAGCCCGGCACCCTCGTCGACGGCGCCGCCGGACAGCGGCTGCTGGCGGCGGTGATCGACCGCGAGCCCCGCTTCAGGGGCCGGGTGCTGCACGCCGACGAGACGGTGTACGCGCACGCCGGGCACGAACTGCTCGCCGTCCTGTGCAGGAGGTACCCCACGGACCTCGACGACTGTGTGGTCGTCCCCCTGGCCGCCCTGCTCGCCGAGGCACCCGACGGGTCACTGGTCGTCGACCACCTCGCCGACCGTTTCCACGGCGGCGACCCGACCGCCCTGCTCGACGCCGTGCTCACCCTGCTGTTCGACTGGCAGACCACGCTCTTCGGCTACGGCATCGCCCTGGAGTCGCACCAGCAGAACGTCTCCCTGGTGTTCGGCCCCGAGCCCGGCGACCTGCGGCTGCTGCTGAAGGACAACGACGGGCCGCGCATCAACAGCACCCGCCTGTCCGCCAGGCTCGGGGACGGCGGTGGCGGCTGGGGCTTCGACGACACGCGGACCTTCGGCCCCGACGACCGGGCGGTGGCCGACGTGTTCACCACCATCACCGTCCATCTGTGCGCGGGCGCCTACGCGTTCGGGCTCGCCGGGCACGGCCGCGCCCCGCTGCCGGAGCTGCTGGACCTCGTGCGGGACCGGCTCACCGAGGCCGTCGACCGCCTCGGCGGTGACGCGGCGGCCGTCCTGCGCGAGCGGGTGCTGAACGCGCCCGAGCTTCCGGTGAAGGCGATGGTGACCGCCGGGACCCTGCTCAGCAAGGAGCGGTCGGGCGCCACCGACATCAACAAGCACTACACCACCGGGCCCAACTACCTGCTCCGGGAGGGTGGTT
- a CDS encoding ATP-grasp domain-containing protein, with translation MRLYLLALNPTDSVTEGFLPAAARLGLDVTILTDQPGAHRTAYPEHPGTEILECDVRDHRAVVTRVSTHHRPGAVFTNSDHLQTQAALAAHYFGLPGKDWRATLRSKDKGEMRRHLAAAGVDTVWSAEITEPADLTGPLVADAPYPCVVKPREGVASEDVVLVDTAEDLVARGKEILSRRPGVTLVVEEYLPGELYTLETLGDGHVRHVLGGFHTELSPPPYFIEERLGFAPAHPEPVVAQILAQLDALGVGFGACHTEFVVHDGRARIIEVNYRAIGDQCDLLLAQLLDLPLFEHILRTHLGEPLPAELDIRRDGAARLEYPCADRAGTLVAAPAATELALDGVHLTYRPLRELGERHDLYRTNRDYLGVLRAIGTDQETVDRVVADFLAAQRWEIQP, from the coding sequence ATGCGCCTGTACCTGCTCGCCCTCAACCCCACCGATTCCGTCACCGAGGGCTTCCTGCCCGCCGCCGCCCGGCTCGGCCTGGACGTCACGATCCTCACCGACCAGCCCGGCGCCCACCGCACCGCGTATCCGGAGCACCCCGGGACCGAGATCCTGGAGTGCGACGTACGGGACCACCGTGCCGTCGTCACCCGGGTCTCCACCCACCACCGGCCGGGCGCGGTCTTCACCAACAGCGACCACCTCCAGACCCAGGCCGCCCTCGCCGCCCACTACTTCGGGCTTCCCGGCAAGGACTGGCGGGCCACGCTGCGCAGCAAGGACAAGGGCGAGATGCGCCGCCATCTGGCCGCCGCCGGTGTGGACACCGTCTGGTCCGCCGAGATCACCGAGCCGGCCGACCTCACCGGACCCCTCGTCGCCGACGCCCCGTACCCCTGTGTCGTCAAGCCCCGCGAAGGCGTCGCCAGCGAGGACGTCGTGCTCGTCGACACCGCCGAGGACCTCGTGGCCCGAGGCAAGGAGATCCTGAGCCGCCGCCCGGGCGTCACCCTCGTCGTCGAGGAGTACCTGCCCGGCGAGTTGTACACCCTGGAGACCCTCGGCGACGGCCACGTCCGGCACGTGCTCGGCGGCTTTCACACCGAGTTGTCCCCGCCGCCGTACTTCATCGAGGAGCGGCTCGGCTTCGCCCCGGCCCACCCCGAGCCGGTCGTCGCGCAGATCCTCGCCCAACTCGACGCGCTGGGCGTCGGATTCGGCGCCTGCCACACCGAGTTCGTCGTGCACGACGGCCGGGCCCGCATCATCGAGGTCAACTACCGTGCCATCGGCGACCAGTGCGACCTGCTCCTCGCCCAGCTGCTCGACCTCCCGCTCTTCGAGCACATCCTCCGCACCCACCTGGGCGAGCCGCTGCCCGCCGAGCTGGACATCCGACGCGACGGCGCGGCCCGCCTGGAGTACCCGTGCGCCGACCGGGCGGGGACTCTCGTCGCCGCCCCCGCCGCGACCGAACTCGCGCTCGACGGCGTACACCTGACGTACCGTCCGTTGCGCGAGCTCGGCGAACGCCACGACCTGTACCGGACCAACCGCGACTACCTCGGCGTCCTCCGCGCCATCGGCACCGACCAGGAGACCGTCGACCGTGTGGTGGCGGACTTCCTCGCCGCACAGCGCTGGGAGATCCAGCCGTGA
- a CDS encoding ABC transporter substrate-binding protein: protein MPKRSPLRGFGRPAAALLTVVLGTGLLAACGDDSTKASDTAQAGADSAAFPRTLKTVMGDVKIPSQPKKVVVLDTGELDDVTLLGIDPVGAVAPHFKTEGGFPTYLEGDLKNTTDVGPLLEPNLEKIASLAPDLILSSKVRHEKVYDKLSAIAPTVFTETTGGVWKENLKVHAEALGLEDEAAAKLKEYETRAEALGAAIEKKDGAMPTVSVVRFVAGPTRLYASNSYSGVVLKDIGFQRPKSQISDDPAVTMKDVGSEEIDQADADLIFVTTADTPDKTQRKQVTSNPVWKDLPPVKDGKVFEVPDETWMSGIGVQAAEEMLADVAEATGVELPKR from the coding sequence ATGCCCAAGCGATCCCCCCTGCGCGGATTCGGCCGCCCCGCCGCCGCGCTGCTCACCGTCGTACTCGGTACGGGCCTCCTGGCCGCCTGCGGCGACGACTCGACGAAGGCGAGCGACACCGCGCAGGCCGGCGCCGACAGCGCCGCCTTCCCCCGCACCCTCAAGACCGTGATGGGCGACGTCAAGATCCCGTCGCAGCCGAAGAAGGTCGTCGTCCTCGACACCGGCGAACTGGACGACGTCACCCTGCTCGGGATCGACCCGGTCGGCGCCGTCGCCCCGCACTTCAAGACCGAGGGCGGCTTCCCCACGTACCTGGAGGGCGACCTCAAGAACACCACGGACGTCGGCCCGCTCCTGGAGCCGAACCTGGAGAAGATCGCCTCCCTCGCGCCCGACCTGATCCTGTCCTCCAAGGTCCGCCACGAGAAGGTCTACGACAAGCTCAGCGCCATCGCCCCGACCGTCTTCACCGAGACCACCGGCGGCGTGTGGAAGGAGAACCTGAAGGTCCACGCCGAGGCGCTGGGCCTGGAGGACGAGGCCGCGGCCAAGCTGAAGGAGTACGAGACGCGGGCCGAGGCGCTCGGCGCGGCCATCGAGAAGAAGGACGGTGCCATGCCGACCGTCTCCGTGGTCCGCTTCGTCGCCGGCCCCACCCGTCTCTACGCCTCCAACTCCTACAGCGGTGTCGTCCTGAAGGACATCGGCTTCCAGCGTCCGAAGTCGCAGATCTCCGACGACCCGGCCGTGACCATGAAGGACGTCGGCTCCGAGGAGATCGACCAGGCCGACGCCGACCTGATCTTCGTCACCACCGCCGACACCCCGGACAAGACCCAGCGCAAGCAGGTCACCTCCAACCCCGTCTGGAAGGACCTGCCCCCCGTCAAGGACGGCAAGGTCTTCGAGGTCCCGGACGAGACCTGGATGTCCGGCATCGGCGTCCAGGCGGCCGAGGAGATGCTCGCCGACGTGGCCGAGGCCACCGGCGTCGAATTGCCCAAGCGGTAA
- a CDS encoding ABC transporter ATP-binding protein: MTPTNQLSTQGLDLRYGDRLVVGGLDLTLPGGAVTAIVGPNACGKSTLLRGLSRLLAPAAGTVTLDGSDIHRLSARALALRMGLLPQQPVTPEAITVEALVRLGRYPHQRLLSPWSTADQRAVDDALERTGTAVLRDQPVDRLSGGQRQRAWIALALAQDTELLLLDEPTTFLDLRHQLDVLDLVAALHAEAGRTVVMVLHDLGQAARYADHMVVLKDGRLAAAGPPAEVLDADLVRSVFDVDCRVIPDPETGTPLVVPKGSAVRHTTAPATA, translated from the coding sequence ATGACCCCCACCAACCAGCTCTCCACGCAGGGCCTCGACCTGCGTTACGGCGACCGGCTCGTGGTCGGCGGCCTCGACCTGACGTTGCCCGGCGGGGCCGTTACCGCCATCGTCGGGCCCAACGCCTGTGGTAAATCAACCCTGTTGAGAGGGCTGAGCCGACTGCTCGCACCCGCCGCCGGGACGGTCACGCTCGACGGCTCCGACATCCACCGTCTGTCCGCCAGGGCGCTGGCCCTCCGGATGGGGCTGTTGCCGCAGCAGCCGGTCACCCCGGAGGCGATCACCGTCGAGGCGCTCGTACGGCTCGGCCGGTACCCGCACCAGCGGCTGCTGAGCCCCTGGTCGACCGCCGACCAGCGGGCCGTGGACGACGCGCTGGAGCGGACCGGCACGGCGGTGCTGCGGGACCAGCCCGTCGACCGGCTCTCCGGCGGCCAGCGCCAACGCGCCTGGATAGCCCTGGCGTTGGCGCAGGACACCGAGCTGCTCCTGCTCGACGAACCGACCACCTTCCTCGACCTCCGGCACCAGCTCGACGTCCTCGACCTGGTCGCCGCCCTGCACGCCGAGGCCGGCCGCACCGTGGTGATGGTGCTGCACGACCTCGGACAGGCCGCCCGTTACGCCGACCACATGGTCGTGCTCAAGGACGGGCGCCTCGCCGCCGCCGGCCCACCGGCCGAGGTGCTCGACGCGGACCTGGTCAGGTCCGTGTTCGACGTGGACTGCCGGGTCATCCCCGACCCGGAGACCGGCACACCGCTGGTCGTCCCGAAGGGCAGCGCGGTACGGCACACCACCGCGCCCGCGACCGCCTGA